Proteins co-encoded in one Capsicum annuum cultivar UCD-10X-F1 chromosome 9, UCD10Xv1.1, whole genome shotgun sequence genomic window:
- the LOC107841163 gene encoding uncharacterized protein LOC107841163: MTTPSTSTTNASTGTAGLEELSLDPSHRYYIHPSESPSHQLVPIPFNGSGYAIWRNNMITSLSAKNKLGMVNGKFPQLDSHNPYFQFWERCDHMVKAWIINSLSRDIAVSVMCLPTARDVWKDINDRYGHSNGSRYIYIQKEINSTVQGSSSIAAYFTKMRSLWDELNAFYVGPESTCGALSKFIHDQQLFQFLRGLNEGPFHQKFNFSTIKQFHGSQTCKYYKKHGHTIDTCYSLHGFPPDFKFTKNKKSSASCVQLSDPDPDIKPRSNHYKENSSHGSYNSSVFTSAGYSVYASSQLLPTSWGPSLKRPLEIGNAVNGLYYYHAAPSASPVPDHQSAVSQVSASSCTHISNSVNVSHDIPPVIPSYCNSSHISNKMDVFWHQRLGHMPYHKMKSIPSLQSQLSPS, encoded by the exons ATGACAACTCCTAGTACTAGTACTACTAACGCCTCAACTGGTACTGCTGGGCTTGAAGAGTTATCTTTGGACCCTTCTCATCGTTATTACATCCATCCTTCTGAGAGTCCTAGCCATCAGTTAGTTCCTATACCGTTCAATGGCTCTGGTTATGCTATTTGGAGAAATAACATGATCACATCCTTGTCTGCCAAAAATAAGTTGGGAATGGTAAATGGAAAATTTCCTCAACTTGACTCTCACAATCCATATTTCCAGTTCTGGGAAAGGTGTGATCATATGGTTAAAGCTTGGATCATAAATTCTCTCTCACGAGATATTGCTGTTAGTGTTATGTGTCTTCCTACTGCTAGAGATGTATGGAAAGACATAAATGATAGGTATGGTCACTCTAATGGGTCTAGGTATATCTATATTCAAAAGGAAATTAATTCAACTGTTCAAGGGTCTTCAAGCATAGCTGCTTATTTCACTAAGATGAGGTCTCTCTGGGATGAACTGAATGCCTTTTATGTTGGTCCTGAGTCCACATGTGGTGCATTGTCCAAGTTCATTCATGATCAACAATTGTTCCAATTTCTTAGAGGCTTGAATGAAGG ACCTTTTCATCAAAAGTTCAATTTTAGCACTATTAAACAGTTCCATGGATCACAGACATGCAAATATTACAAGAAGCATGGTCATACTATTGACACCTGTTATAGTCTTCATGGATTCCCTCCTGATTTCAAGTTCACCAAGAATAAGAAATCCTCTGCTTCCTGTGTTCAGCTATCAGATCCAGATCCTGATATCAAGCCACGTTCAAACCACTACAAAGAGAACTCTTCTCATG GTTCGTATAATAGCTCAGTTTTTACTTCTGCTGGCTATAGTGTATATGCTTCTTCCCAATTACTCCCTACCTCCTGG GGCCCTTCTCTGAAGAGGCCACTGGAAATTGGTAATGCTGTCAATGGATTATACTACTATCATGCTGCTCCCTCTGCTTCTCCAGTACCTGATCACCAGTCTGCTGTTTCTCAAGTTTCTGCTTCTAGTTGTACACATATTTCAAATTCTGTCAATGTATCTCACGATATCCCACCTGTGATTCCCTCTTATTGTAATTCTTCACATATTTCTAATAAAATGGATGTATTTTGGCACCAGAGACTTGGTCACATGCCTTATCATAAAATGAAATCCATTCCTTCTCTTCAGTCTCAGCTTTCTCCAAGTTAA
- the LOC107841162 gene encoding F-box/kelch-repeat protein At3g23880-like encodes MEDLNLTIPFLSAELTTEILSRLPVKSLLKFRSVSKSAFDLDSPIKDATESTYIVGSCNGLIFLVCSSKSSILWNPTIRKYSYLPGFRRRWEKTYARYGFGYDEIHDDYKVVGIFHAGSDSGGDSDDVEVQIYSLKSDVWTNVDGSYRKKRLNGSCLFATGKLHWNTNTTTNDWIIVSFDLGNEKWEMIEKPSYGEGEWDS; translated from the exons ATGGAAGATTTGAACTTGACAATCCCTTTTCTGTCAGCAGAACTCACTACTGAAATCCTCTCGAGGCTTCCGGTGAAATCGCTATTGAAATTCAGGTCTGTTTCGAAATCT GCATTCGACTTGGATTCTCCCATTAAAGACGCCACTGAAAGTACCTATATTGTGGGTTCTTGCAATGGATTGATTTTCCTTGTCTGCAGTTCAAAGTCTTCGATTCTATGGAATCCAACAATTAGAAAGTACAGCTATTTGCCTGGTTTTAGACGTAGATGGGAGAAAACTTATGCCAGATATGGCTTTGGATATGATGAGATTCACGATGATTATAAGGTAGTGGGTATTTTTCATGCTGGTAGTGATAGTGGTGGCGATTCAGATGACGTTGAGGTCCAAATATATAGTCTAAAAAGTGATGTCTGGACTAATGTTGATGGCTCTTATAGAAAAAAGAGATTAAATGGTTCATGTTTGTTTGCGACTGGGAAGCTTCATTGGAATACTAATACTACTACTAATGATTGGATCATCGTTTCTTTTGATTTAGGTAATGAGAAATGGGAAATGATAGAGAAGCCCTCGTATGGAGAAGGGGAGTGGGATTCGTAA